A single genomic interval of Helianthus annuus cultivar XRQ/B chromosome 6, HanXRQr2.0-SUNRISE, whole genome shotgun sequence harbors:
- the LOC118479765 gene encoding uncharacterized protein LOC118479765, with amino-acid sequence MNYNMNGWERTIPELHQMLKTAETNIPTKGNPVLAIREGRITKKKLSKGKGKASKQDKGKGKKVATPKAKPHKDAKCFHCDEIGHWKRNCPKYLAELKLKKLQIGESSGTKKD; translated from the exons atgaactataacatgaatgggTGGGAAAGAACGATCCCAGAGTTGCATCAGATGCTAAAAACTGCTGAGACAAACATCCCAACTAAGGGCAATCCAGTGCTAGCGATCAGGGAAGGAAGAATTACCAAGAAGAAACTATCCAAGGGAAAAGGCAAGGCGAGTAAGCAAGACAAGGGCAAAGGCAAAAAGGTTGCCACTCCGAAGGCAAAGCCTCATAAAGATGCCAAGTGTTTTCACTGTGATGAGATCGGGCATTGGAAGAGGAATTGTCCCAAGTACCTGGCTGAGTTGAAGCTTAAGAAGCTGCAGATTGGAGAATCCTCAG GGACTAAAAAGGATTAG